A single window of Phyllostomus discolor isolate MPI-MPIP mPhyDis1 chromosome 13, mPhyDis1.pri.v3, whole genome shotgun sequence DNA harbors:
- the LOC114509536 gene encoding cytochrome c oxidase subunit 6A1, mitochondrial, translating into MAAAAGSRVSELLGRFRPQLARSMSSGAHGEEGSARMWKALTYFVALPGVGVSMLNVFLKSHHGEHERPEFVAYPHLRIRSKPFPWGDGNHTLFHNSHVNPLPTGYEDE; encoded by the exons ATGGCGGCGGCGGCTGGGTCCCGGGTTTCTGAGCTGCTAGGTCGTTTCCGGCCACAGCTAGCACGGTCTATGTCAAGTGGTGCCCACGGTGAAGAGGGATCAG CTCGCATGTGGAAGGCCCTTACCTACTTCGTTGCGCTCCCCGGGGTGGGAGTGAGCATGCTGAACGTCTTTCTGAAGTCGCATCACGGAGAGCACGAAAGACCCGAGTTTGTCGCCTACCCCCATCTTCGCATCAGGTCCAAG CCCTTTCCCTGGGGAGATGGTAACCATACTCTGTTCCATAACTCTCACGTGAATCCACTTCCCACCGGCTATGAAGATGAATAG
- the TRIAP1 gene encoding TP53-regulated inhibitor of apoptosis 1: MNSVGEGCTDMKREYDQCFNRWFAEKFLKGDTSGDPCTELFKRYQQCVQKAIKEKEIPIEGLEFMGHGREKPESSS, from the exons ATGAACAGCGTAGGGGAGGGATGCACTGACATGAAGCGCGAGTATGATCAGTGCTTTAACCGGTGGTTTGCCGAGAAGTTCCTCAAGGGGGACACCTCCGGGGACCCGTGCACCGAGCTCTTCAAGCGCTACCAGCAGTGTGTTCAG AAAGcaataaaggagaaagagatcCCCATTGAAGGACTGGAGTTCATGGGCCATGGTAGAGAAAAGCCTGAAAGCTCTTCTTGA
- the GATC gene encoding glutamyl-tRNA(Gln) amidotransferase subunit C, mitochondrial — protein MWARAARLVLRAWAGGRRGFTSKAEPQESGRVTAEVIEHLERLALVDFGSQEAVARLETAIAFADRLREVDTDGVEPMESVLEDRCLYLRSDNVVEGNCAEELLQNSRRVVEDYFVAPPGNIPLPKLDEQESFSQS, from the exons ATGTGGGCGCGGGCTGCGCGGCTGGTCCTTCGGGCCTGGGCGGGCGGGCGCCGAGGCTTCACTTCCAAGGCAGAGCCTCAG gaAAGTGGGCGAGTCACGGCAGAAGTGATCGAACACCTGGAGCGCCTAGCGCTTGTGGACTTCGGCAGCCAAGAGGCCGTGGCACGGCTGGAGACAGCCATCGCCTTTGCCGACCGGCTCCGCGAGGTGGACACGGACGGGGTGGAGCCCATGGAGTCAGTACTGGAGGACAG ATGTCTTTACTTGAGATCCGACAATGTGGTAGAAGGTAACTGTGCTGAAGAACTACTACAAAACTCCCGTCGAGTTGTGGAGGATTATTTTGTGGCCCCCCCAG GTAATATCCCTTTGCCAAAGCTGGATGAACAAGAGTCCTTCTCACAGAGCTGA
- the SRSF9 gene encoding serine/arginine-rich splicing factor 9, which yields MSGWADERGGEGDGRIYVGNLPTDVREKDLEDLFYKYGRIREIELKNRHGLVPFAFVRFEDPRDAEDAIYGRNGYDYGQCRLRVEFPRTYGGRGGWPRGGRNGPPTRRSDFRVLVSGLPPSGSWQDLKDHMREAGDVCYADVQKDGMGMVEYLRKEDMEYALRKLDDTKFRSHEGETSYIRVYPERSTSYGYSRSRSGSRGRDSPYQSRGSPHYFSPFRPY from the exons ATGTCGGGCTGGGCGGACGAGCGCGGCGGCGAGGGCGACGGGCGCATCTACGTGGGGAACCTTCCTACAGACGTGCGCGAGAAGGACTTGGAGGACCTGTTCTACAAGTACGGCCGTATCCGCGAGATCGAGCTCAAGAACCGGCACGGCCTCGTGCCCTTTGCCTTCGTGCGTTTCGAGGACCCCCG AGATGCTGAAGATGCCATTTATGGAAGGAACGGTTATGATTATGGCCAGTGTCGGCTTCGTGTGGAGTTCCCCAGAACTTATGGGGGTCGCGGTGGGTGGCCCCGTGGTGGGAGGAATGGGCCTCCTACAAGAAGATCTGATTTCCGAGTTCTTGTTTCAG GACTTCCTCCCTCAGGAAGCTGGCAGGACCTGAAGGATCACATGCGAGAAGCTGGGGACGTCTGTTACGCAGATGTACAGAAGGATGGCATGGGGATGGTTGAGTATCTCAGAAAAGAAGACATGGAATATGCCCTGCGTAAACTGGATGACACCAAATTCCGCTCTCATGAG GGTGAAACTTCCTACATCCGAGTTTATCCAGAGAGAAGCACCAGCTATGGCTATTCACGGTCTCGGTCTGGGTCAAGAGGCCGTGACTCTCCGTACCAAAGCAGGGGTTCCCCACACTACTTCTCTCCTTTCAGGCCCTACTGA